Proteins encoded in a region of the Cytobacillus pseudoceanisediminis genome:
- a CDS encoding 3'-5' exonuclease, with protein MAELKQLIFFDFEMLCSKNGMLFEDMEAIRLGAVKVELETGKVTGFDRFIRPQQDSPLSPFCKELTGISDSDLKTADDFSEVFKDFLFWVGGVKKARFYSWSTSDILRLKADAFRHNLPQATIDKITKRYVDFQAIFTKRASRTAASVEKALSFYDLSFIGEPHHPMYDAYNTLRIYQSFEEQNVKTDFIMLQQFIFQEAELPPIERLSQELKNIFQKDLIEFYSHLNDAFRMKDAWKLIKKTKKLVEKYENILLSRSGVFDKELISNVEELTTFYHELQTAYREHCSYPSKIMILHEQMVEPLQKICG; from the coding sequence ATGGCCGAGCTAAAACAGCTGATATTCTTTGATTTTGAAATGCTATGCAGCAAAAATGGTATGCTTTTTGAAGATATGGAAGCCATTCGCCTTGGTGCTGTAAAAGTTGAACTTGAAACAGGTAAGGTAACTGGATTTGACAGGTTCATTCGTCCGCAGCAGGACTCGCCGCTTAGCCCATTCTGCAAAGAATTGACGGGGATATCCGATTCTGATTTAAAAACAGCAGATGACTTTTCTGAGGTGTTTAAAGATTTTCTCTTTTGGGTCGGCGGAGTTAAAAAAGCAAGATTCTATTCCTGGTCGACCAGTGACATCTTAAGATTAAAAGCCGATGCTTTCAGGCATAATCTTCCCCAAGCTACGATTGATAAGATTACCAAAAGATATGTCGATTTTCAGGCTATTTTCACAAAAAGAGCTTCCCGGACTGCAGCTTCAGTGGAAAAAGCATTGTCTTTCTATGACCTTTCTTTTATTGGAGAACCCCATCATCCCATGTATGACGCCTATAATACTTTACGGATATATCAGTCATTTGAAGAACAGAATGTAAAGACCGATTTCATTATGCTGCAGCAGTTTATATTTCAGGAAGCTGAACTTCCTCCTATTGAAAGGCTCAGCCAGGAACTTAAGAATATTTTCCAAAAAGACTTGATAGAATTCTATTCCCATTTAAATGATGCTTTTCGTATGAAAGATGCTTGGAAATTGATAAAGAAAACTAAAAAGCTTGTTGAAAAATATGAGAATATCCTTCTCAGCCGGTCAGGCGTTTTTGATAAAGAATTGATTTCCAATGTTGAGGAATTAACCACTTTTTATCACGAACTTCAAACAGCTTATAGAGAGCATTGTTCATACCCATCAAAAATTATGATTCTGCATGAACAAATGGTTGAACCGCTGCAGAAAATATGCGGATAA
- a CDS encoding aldo/keto reductase yields the protein MDRVQMAEDLSFSRIVHGLWRLDEWKLSDEELITLIEKCLELGITTFDHADIYGSYTCESLFGRALEKKPELRKKMEIVTKCGIVLQSPNRPEHKSHHYNTGKKHIIASVEKSLQNLRTDYIDTLLIHRPDPFMDPEEVAEAFSVLKAAGKVKHFGVSNFKRHQFTMLQSYLDMDLITNQIELSAYHLENYEDGTLNLCMEKRIAPMAWSPLAGGKIFSGTEEKPERLKAALHKVAEEIGASDIDEVLFAWLLNHPARIMPIVGSGKIERIERAAGSLSYKLNRDQWFEIFQSSMGHDVP from the coding sequence TTGGATAGAGTGCAGATGGCAGAGGATCTGTCGTTTTCAAGAATCGTACATGGTCTATGGAGACTGGATGAATGGAAATTATCAGATGAAGAATTAATCACCTTAATAGAAAAGTGTTTGGAGCTGGGAATAACGACATTTGATCATGCCGATATATATGGCAGCTATACATGTGAAAGCCTGTTTGGAAGGGCTCTTGAGAAAAAGCCGGAGCTCCGCAAAAAAATGGAGATTGTAACGAAATGCGGGATTGTACTCCAGTCACCAAATCGCCCTGAGCATAAATCCCATCATTACAATACAGGAAAAAAACATATTATTGCTTCGGTTGAGAAATCTTTGCAAAATCTGAGAACAGATTACATAGATACCCTGCTCATTCATCGTCCTGATCCTTTTATGGATCCGGAAGAAGTTGCTGAGGCATTTTCAGTTTTAAAGGCTGCTGGTAAGGTAAAGCATTTTGGGGTATCCAATTTTAAACGCCATCAGTTTACGATGCTTCAGTCATATCTTGATATGGATCTGATTACAAATCAAATTGAACTTTCTGCCTATCATCTGGAGAACTATGAGGATGGCACATTAAATCTGTGCATGGAAAAAAGAATCGCACCGATGGCCTGGTCCCCTTTGGCTGGCGGGAAAATTTTCAGCGGTACTGAAGAAAAACCGGAACGCCTTAAAGCGGCATTACATAAAGTCGCAGAGGAAATCGGGGCAAGTGATATTGATGAAGTTTTATTTGCTTGGCTCTTAAATCATCCTGCCCGAATCATGCCAATTGTCGGGTCCGGCAAGATTGAAAGAATTGAACGTGCAGCCGGTTCATTGTCTTACAAACTTAACAGGGATCAGTGGTTTGAGATTTTTCAAAGTTCAATGGGGCATGATGTGCCTTAA